TAAAGcttcaaaaaacaaataagaacaactaaagaactcaaaaacataaagaaagGATTAGAACAATCACAGTACTATTTAATAAACTAGTACATACAAACCCTATAtccttaatttaattaagaatCTACATAGGGCCTACCTGAGCCTGAATCCTCAGTGGTGGAGGATACTCGTTGTGAACACACACTTATGAATGTGTTAGAGTTTGTTGGAGCCTTTCTGCAGCAAGCCAGCATAAAGCTCGACTGAAAAAAACGCGAGGAGGGAAGATGCTTCTTCTGCATCCTGAACACAGCACTGCAGCTTACATTCACAAGCCGGCATGGAGTCAAAGGTCACAGAGTGGAGAAGTTATACACGAAGAGACCTGTCCTTGTGTGTAAGCTTTAAAGATGATGAGGGACCGTGTGCGCGGGATGACTAGCAGAGAAAGGGGGGGAATCAgtgggatgaaaaaaaaaggagggaagCATACATGCGTCTCTGAGCTGTGTCCGTCCCATATGAAGCTGAAGGCCCCGTAACCTCCCACCTTCATTCACCCTCCACCACTTATGTCACATCAAACggtgttgccatggcaaccgcTCCACGTGTTACTGATGGGCCAGAGGGGGACGACACACTGATGCCCCCGACTGAACAGGCTCGAAAAGAGGGGGGAATTTggcatggggggggggggggaccacTGGAGTATACAGAAAGTCTTATGGTCTTaggttggagaaaaaaaagatgtatttaGCTAACAAACTCTGATCTGCACATCTGTACCGGCCCTAAATAATAGCAGATGAGATGAAGCAGGGAATTCAATAGGGCGTTCTCAATTTGACACAGTGACCATTTTCAATACAGCAATGAacaaatacatcacacacagaccttcagttgaaataaaatgttaaggGTCCTGTGAATTTTAGTGCGAGCACAAAGAACATGCACTCCCCTCTTGTGTGAGTGCGTGGGTGGTTGGGTGTGAGTGAgtatgtgagtgtatgtgttgCAGGTTGTGCTTAGCAGACAGCACAATTAACAAGATTGCTGGATAATCTCAGTAAGGGTTGCAGGGGGTACAGCTCAGCAGAACAACAAACCATGTagattaattcaattcagtaaTGAaggagagtcagagagagagagagagaaagagaaagagaaagagagagagagagagagggtgatggtgatggtggggaGGTGCAGAAGAGGATTTGGTCCTAATAATGGAGAgacaaaaaagaagcaggtgcaacCAGGTCTCATTACCGAAGCAGAGGGAAAGAGaatgagagcaagagagagagagagagagagagagagagagaaaacgaaAGATATGGCACAAAAGAAGgacccacatgcacacacacacagagtcatacACACATCATTCATACATTACACATCTCAAAGCAAAGAGAGAGTCATAGCCCCCGACTGAACAATGtcgaataattaaaaatatgagCAGCCGGATGCAACAAAAGACCTTCGACTGCATTGAAGGGTCTACAACAGCTGTACACAGTGAAAAGAGAGTGAAAGCGATGGAGAGGGACAAACGCCTGAATATGCACGGGGAAGCACAAAGGCCACGAGAGAAagagtgtggggggggggggactgaAGGAGAGCGAGGGGGAGGCTTAGAGGAGGGGTCAGCGGCAGAGGTAACAAAAAGAGAAGGGACGAAAAGAATGGCAGAGTGGAGAATAGCAGGGAAAGAAaaggagagtgagtgagagagagagagagagagagagagagagaagtgaggAGCAGcagggggagagaaaaaaaggattttaggCGGGAGACGGATACAGTAAGGACAAGAGCAGAGACTGTTAATGAACTGTGAGTCTAAAAAGCATAGAGTAAATCATTTTACAATATACCATTTGCaacctaaaattaaaaaagcatgAGCTAATTTTATCTGTTTGAACTCTACTGAGGCGAACAACTCGAGCATGACCAAGCAATACACGTCTCAAAAAAATCGTGCAAAGCTATTAACAAGACTTCCAATCCATGCTCCAGTCAGGATGTTCGAGTGCATCATCTTaggacagacacagacagagaataataaaaaataaatacagtaacaaGTAAGTGCACCCACCTCTCCCACCCCCGTCTGAATGATCTTTAGTCCCGTCTCTCCCTCCAAGAAATTCTTCTCAGCCACTAGAGAGCAAACAGAAgcaaaatgttcacttgctcttatatataataaatgtaaaatacttaGTCATAATGTCATAtagattattaataaacatatagattattaataaacataaccTGACATATGATTTTATCATTCACatctgatgcaaaaaaaaaagactttatcaAAGTACATCCAATGCTCTTTGAAGTAACGAAGCTGAAGTTTGAAAGAATTAgatctggagtgtgtgtgtgatgctccCTGTACAACTCGTGTTAAATTGCTCGCAGACTGGAACCCAAATGTGAAGTGAGCAGGAGTGTGAGAGCCCGTCACTCACCGGCTTTATTGGCCACGTCCTCTGCGCTGAGGTTCAGAGAGTTCTGTCTGATCCTGAACGTAAGTGCAGGCCCCACcacgctgcacacacacacacacacacacacacatatacacacacacgggcgCTGATGGATGTGCTCTGTGCAGCCGAAATTACACTTAATGTACTACACTTTGTCTTCCCTTGTCATTCTTAGTGTTCTTCTTTTGTGACTCATGtgttcacactctctcacacacacatacacacacacatgattacATTCATGTTCGTTGTACCTGATGTTGATAAAGCTGCTTGTTGTGAGATGAATTCTTTCTGCCAGCGTTTCTAATAGCTTTACACCATCATACAGGCTCAGAGGACTaaggattacacacacacacacatacagaacatTCTCAGCACACTTTGAAAACTGTTGTATAGCTAAACAGTGAATGAATCATTAATCTTCTTCAATGACACTGATCAAATCATGTTTTTGGTCTCCTTCACTGTCAGTGAAATACATTTCCTTAACAAATATTACCAAACATATCTTGACAATCTTTCAGTCACACTATAATAGAGTGTGTTGATAAGTATCAGTATTCATACGTCATTGGTCAACCGTCTACAATTTTAGTGAGACCTGccttataaaaattaaaataaaaaggctgTGATATGTAAAAAGAtcacaataatattaaataatattagttTGAATAATCAAGTACCTCTGATTTGTGACTATGTAACCGTATTCCTCTCGGACACTCAAGCCATCCTTGGTTCCTGGTTTAGGACTTagttgatttttttccttttccagctCCGCGTCCTTCTCTGGCCCATGTGTAGCCACCCCAGGCCCCTGCGCCACAGTGATGATAGCCGGGGCAGAAGGGGACGGTGTTGAGGGTAGCTGGAGCCCCGGGGTGGTGGGCTGGGTCACTACAGGAGACACTGGTCTGGCACTTTTCTGTGACACCCTGTCACTACCCTCTACGATGGTCTTGGACATAAGAAAACACAACAGTACATATTTAACTTCTTAGAACAGTACAGAACAACCATATCAAAAAATACTGCTATACTGATAATGTTgtgaaattataaatatatttgtggaGAAATATAAGATGGGAACTTATTGTTTGACTAATATGGgaatttatgtttataaaaaatatttgcacacTAATAGTACTTAAAAAATGTGAACTTTTCAAAGAGAAAAACAGCAGCATCAAAGACCAACTTAATACCATTGGAATTAAGTTTAATCTGCTTCAGCCTTTTACAGATATTAGCCataatcttattatttttacatccaCTTGTTGCTATGGAAGCACACGCAACCCATAAGGCCaatgattacaaaaaaaaacaaaccacaaattaaaacacaattttttttaaatagctaaataaataaacaaataaataaatctcactTTGATCACAAGCTTAACAATTTCAGAGGATGAGTGCTCTATGAATCAATTAATAGACATTTcatgcattacatttttttacagtatcatttagcttttaataaaaaaaaatcacagaactATTTAAGGAGCATATTTTTGTGCCAATAGacagtattatattatattaactgGACATACTTCTTTCACTGCGACTGTTCCTGGATGTTTATCTGAAaatgagaaaatgagaaaaaatctGTCATGTTCATTACCCTCTCATAAACAGTACAATAGTGCAGTTTGTTACAAAGCAAGCATTATGATgctttgcatgaaaaaaaaaagaagatttgttttaaaatgacacaTGATGGGAATTGAAATACAGCATCGTTGTGTTGCGGTATAAGTGAGTGTATGGATGCTTTGCCTTGTACCTGTGTTCTCAGGGTCCTCTATCTGCAGGAGCTTGAACAGTTGGTCGAGTTTGGTTAACTGTTGAGGGCTTAGCTCTCGTGGATCCACCCCAGATCTCTCCAACATTGAGGACAGCTGCACTACTGTCTCATCTacaatgcatacacacacacacaaacaaacatacatacacagctagaacattataaatgttaaaaattatacacacacccTCAAATTGCATGACTGAATTACCGCTGCGAATAAGGTCTTGAGCACAAATTGTAAGATCTACGGCTTTGAACCTCCCAAAAATTGCATCCAATTCTCTTTTTTATGAATTCGCTGTCttccaaatatatacagttatgacgaataataataattttacaaataacACTCCAAATAAAAGAGACAGGGTAAAGCTATTTCGAGGGGCGTTCCTCCTATGATGCAGACCCATTCAAAAATACATAGAGTCAAATTAGAAAACAAAAGAGAGCAGTAGCCTCGTTTTCGCCCCTATCGCTGGCACGCGCCTACAGATCGGCACTCACCATCCAGCCCTGGCAGAGAGCTGTAGTCCTGCAGAACCTTTTTGTTGGTCCGCTGGCGTGAGCTGGGTCGCTCCGGCAGGGTGTAGTCCTCCCCATAATCCAGTGGGAAGTCCAAATCCTCGTAATAAGGGGCAGCGGGGAGGCCTGCTGCCCCCCGATGGTGGAAAGAAGGCTGTGCAGAGGAGAGGTAGAGCGACACAGCTTCCTCTAAAAGCTGCCTGTCTCGGTCTCGCTGGTGCTGCTGTGAGCCGGAGCGAGACGGGGGACGCTGGTAGCCTGCACCAGCATGAGGGTGCAGCGAGTGTGACATGTCATCCTGTTAGAGAACAATCACAGATGCTTAGTCTAATGTGCTGTGATCAGGAATTGAGCCTTATGTGAGAATGAAGaatatattattaaactaaATTATAAAAGGGCAGGTTGCAAATGCAAATGGATCTCAATCAAGAAATTCATgccaaaatatacacacatgcacattttctAAGCattaggcacacacacacacacatcaatagCTTTACCTGCAGATATGTGTACGGATCTAATGGTAAAGCTTGCATGCGGAGTGACGAGGACTGCCGAGGATCTAAAATCATATAATCCAAATAATTCTGGGCAACGCTGGGTTCAGACTTAGAGCTCAAATAGGTCTTTTTAGAAGCAGCCTGTGTAGACCTGAACAGGAGACACATAAACAGatgattacataaaaataaaataaaacatcaaatgTTGATGGAATAACAGTGTCTGTAGTGGTACGATATGcattgtgtgtgttatgtgtgttaaatatgaatacattagtcacaataaacaaataaggtgCTCTAAAGAGATATAGTATGCAGATATGAATATGATTGTTTTTAACTTTACCAAAAAGGTTTGAAAAGGTAAATTTACACTAGcagatcatttttatttacatgcagattcatagaaaaagtgactgaTCATTCATCCTTAGTAGATGtcaggttagggttagggttcaAATTTGTCAAGtagtttattcattttgtttgtattttgtgaacagaaataaatatattcattaaTGAATATTGTAATAACTACATGAGTCTAATTATGAAAAGTCCAGCATTTATACCTTTTCTGAcaacacaacaaacaaaaataacatgatCCGTAAAAAAAATGACTGTAGAATTTCTGAAGGAAGTCTAGTTAACAGTTTGGgctatcaacacacacacacacacacacacacacacacacaaaaaaaagatgaatgcCAGTGTTCATGACTCACTGCGCTGGCTGAGAGGTCTGCGCTCGAGCATGAGGAATCCGGCTCAGCTCCTTAGCTATGATGTGCTGAGTGATATCATCCTGCCAGGAAAATCCTGTCCACACCCacatatacaaataaacaaaacacaacagggAATGTGTCGGACAATAGTTAGTCTGTTGTGTTGATCTTTTATGGATCGATTAAAAATTACACTTCGAACATTGATAGCAATTTAGGAGCAAATATTCTGACTCATGTATGGGTTACATgggaattataaatatataagaaaatatgAGTCACTTTTGCGTGGGGGTATATCGACACTTTAAAACATATTCGACTTTGAAAGAACTCTGTGCGTGGGTTATGAGTAATAACATGCGAGTCCTCTGTGGATGTGTGCACCTTGCATCATCAGCTGCTTGAGCACTTCCTGCAGCCTCTGCAGTACAGGAACAGAGACTTGATAGCGAATTTCTTCATGCCTGGATCTCCGACACTGACCGAACAACTTGTCTGTAACACACAACATGCATGCATGTAGAGTACATATACAAACAGCGAGTCTGAAAGTCATTGTTTCATCTGGGAAAAAGgacttaaatattaaatattttcacaGAGTTTCTCTTCCACatcaacaaactaaaaaaataattaaaaaatactccagtattattacatttaatcttTATTCACAGCATATGTAGCATATGATTtacacacttaaaaataataatagaaaaacacaattaaaactCAAGTTTACTCAAAACTTGTTTATGAGAGTAAATCCATGAAGAattagttatatattttttggcttTGACATGAAACAGCATAACATTTTCCCTACAAtcaggagacaaaaaaaaagattttctgtcAGGTGATTATATTATCCGGCAATGTTCTATCACTTAAGCTGCTGTTACGACAAGTTAAAATTAGTgtgtgaaatgtaaaattatacaGGGTCACAATTACACAACAAACTCTTCCCTTTAAAAGCCACACATTGTCTAggtagtaaaaaaatattataaaatcttGCTACAAAAATATATCCACTTTACATGTATACATAAACATGCATGTGTTAAACCTACTATCATTTGGCAACTGTGCAGATGCCAGTACCGGCTCTTtaagaaaaacttgtatttgtagaaaataagtttttttttttttaggaaaatatttttaatatataattgcCCTAAATGAGCAAAGAGCAATAGAACTAGAACTTGAACTTCAGCGACTTTAATTTGCAGCATAAAAATggtaacaataaacaataatcaaaactaaaagaacaacccttGGAAATGATCTTGAAATCTTTACATTTGGAATTTCCAAGTATTTCATAGAATATCCTATAAAGAGTTAAACATTGCTCTTACAGTCTTCCAATGAAAGTGAGTTTGAAATAAAGAAGGTTTTTCCATCATTACAGGGAAATGTGTTGAATATTTTGTTCTTGGTAATCAGCCATATGCTACAGATGCTGTAGACAAAGATTAGGCTGAAAAAGACACTGGAGtattcttttaataaacaaataacagaTGATATCATgacacaataaagaaaaaatattaaatagagaaaaaaatatatattttttcttagtaGTATAAAAAACTctataaataatacatataatttATGATACGCAATTTCTTGGATCCACACTTTAGCCTTCGTATggacacacagacactctctctctctctctctctctctctctttctctctcactcttactCTGACTCATCCCTGACTAAAACATGTATAAAAAGCCCCTGGCAGAGCGGGCAAGCTCGCAGTCTGAACTCAGTCATGTTCCTCTGTCCGAGCTGACATGACTCACTGCTATTTATAAGGCAGAGGCTATCGAGAGAGAAGCCCTATATAGGGGGAGATGGATCACTTACTAGTGGATAGAGAAATATGAGCTGCTATCAGACAGAGGGCAGCTGTTTAAGTAATGATTCGTTACCactacagacaaaaccttctaaatataaatgtttaagttttttcAGGGAATTGACACACTGCTGAGGAAAATCAAAGGaagaatatattataaaatgtccTCAGCAATGATATGTTCAGAAGGTTTAATACACCACAGAACACTCACACATCTTAGAATGTCTTAACCACTTGTCTTATCTTCTTTATCGGAAACATATTGATTTTATATTGATTTATGCATCTTTTTGTTTGCTATTATAACAGAGACATcgtaacaacaactacaaaaaTGTTACCCTTCTGTTTTACCTAATTATTCTAAAATTCTTTGGTGCTTAGAGTTTAGAGGAGAGATTTCAGCTCCCACAGCTATTAAATGTCTAATGGAGAGCATAATGGAGGGAGAGCAATTTAGAAAAATACACAGAGTTGTAAGGTTTCTGTATCAAATCTGTGTTAGCACTGTGAGCTTtactaaaagaaaaagagcagaaaCGTTAAAGACAAATGAGATATGTAAGAGGATGAGAGACAGAGGGAAACATCGGAAAGctctaatttaaaaaagcacaCGGTGCTCTGGGCTGCTGCTCGTCTGCTTGGGgtgtgactctgtgtgtgtgtgcgtgtgtttttaGACCCAGGTCCTCTGTGCATACGTAATATGAGTATGTCTAGAGcacctgctctttctctctctctctctctctctttcacacacacacacacacactcacactgtgtTTGTATGTGGTTTATGTGcacatgtgtattttattttctgcataatGATGGAATGATGGGATAAACTTTTTtggtatgcacacacacacacacacacacacacacacacattcctatcataaaatattttgtgtgtatgtgtgaagatCTATAAGAATCTCCTCTTCAGGTATAGAGACTAGATCACCCACATGCAGGACCTAATGTAGTCGTGTACACGCACAGCTCACGTCCTGTTTTAGAAACCCTTGACCATTTTGCCTATTTACTTGGTCCACTTAGCGCCTAAGTCCACTTGCTATAGTTTCACGATCAAGTTTTAAATATGATTGCACAACTGCGGTTTTGTGTAAGTGTTAGAAAGGGTGTTTGTGTATGATTTTTCTGAGAACAGAAAGGAGAGCCAGTGCGTAAGCAAGGGGTAGTGACTCATCAGTGATTGTGGAGGcgtgcgctgagttgcaatggGCTTGATGATGTCAGGGTTGCCATGGAGAtgaagagcagtgtgtgtggggggggggggggttgttaaGAGGAGGGGTTGTGCAGAAGGTTGGAGAAAAAAGATGAGATAGAGGAGAAGACAGAACGgggaaacagacagacaaacagaaaaagaggaGCGGGTAAAAGGCAGCAGGCGAACTGTGATTCACTCGCCGCCGTAGAATGTAGCGGCTAGGAGTCAGGGAAATATAAGGATGGGCTGTGTAGTATGGCAAAACTACTGGAATAAAAATATCATAATAGCTGACAGATTTATGATGCattaatgtatatacagtaatctgtgatatttaggttttattaatattagtgcaagatatacagtacagtattgctaaacttttttctttctttttattatttttttttattagaaaaaaaatgcaggtaGCTAATATAAGCAACAATGCAGCCATTCACTTCTATAACATGGTGACTACACCCAAAAACATAATgatgtaatttatttacaattcaattattctaattatataacaataattaaGATCATCTGCAGAACACCAAAGCCACCAATGATCCTTTGTACATCATCACTACAGGCACACATACAcctatttctttaaaatatgcacagacacacactctctttatctctctatcacacacacacacacatttagacagacagagaataAGCAGAGTGAAACTCCACTGGTCGGCCTGACAGTGTAACCCATTATTCAGCCATGTGTATTGTTGTGGGTGTATCGCAGATCTGcattagtgtgtctgtgtgtgaatgtgtatgaaagtgtgtgtgtgcgtgtgtgtgtgtgtgtgtatgaggcgcagtatagggcttaaatcaaacttcactcatgcacacacatatatcatatgtagttgtttgagcagttagtagtatatatgtatgtgtatgcaagtgttttatatgtgtgtgcatgagtgaagtttgatttaaaccCTATACGGTGCCTCATATGTGTGAGCATGTATCTGTCAATGAGCTAGATATAACAGAAGTTAGTACATCTTTAAGTCAGTTTGCAGTTGTGGACTATGTTCAACCAATAGAAAGTTTTCTGATACACTCACCATCAGAGCAGAACTGCTCTCTGGAGCACAGCCTCTTCTCAAACAGACAGCCTGAGAGTAAAGAAAGTgtaaagaaggagagagagagcaagagggaAAGAAGTTGGAAAGAGATAACTATTAGAACATCTAATGTATACTAAGcaagcacagtggcttagtggttagcactgtcaccttgcatctccaggtccAGGGTTTAATTCTCTGTTGCATGTTCtgcccatgcttgatgggtttcttccaggttccccagtttcctcccacagtccacaaaatgcagattaggctaattgccctTTCCAAATTGACCGTAgtatgtgaatgtgcatgtgaatgttgaccggagatCCTATTACGATcgtaaaaataggaataaatatatcaccattggcctccacggtccctagtttgactacagaggttcctagatggatggatggaatgtaTAGTAACATataaagtagtaaaaaaaaatttttataataataataataataaccaaatAAATCTACTTAACATAAGTGCAATTTCCATTGCTTGGTctctatttatattatatttcacTTCTGTAACTGCATAGTTTAAATGTGACTATATTTACTGAATCATGCTCCTATAGTTTTAAGCCTTAAAGTAAAGGTTATTAGGAACTTTCATGAAACAAAACTTGAGAAGTGACATAAGTGAAAAACATCCACTCACACTGCTGAGAGACTGTGTGAATGTAAAGCAGACGTGTGTTTGTTTCCCTATATagtaaatttatttgtatacacTTAGTCTCACTCATTTGCTATACCGCGTATCCTGTTTAGGGTAAAGGGGGCCTGAagggacttggggcacgaggtgatgtacaccctggacagagtgccaatccatcaaagggcaTACAAAGATactacgcgcacacacacacacacacacacacacacacaccttatgggcaatttgtaaatgcaaataagcctaatctgcatgtcatatGAAAACTGGACTAcctgtaggaaacccaccaggcacaggaagaacatgtaaacttcaAACAAACAGACCAGAGGTGTGAATCAATCCCTCAACCCTAGAGGTTcgaggccacagtgttaaccacttaACAAAATTTTGCAGGGAAAAGAACTGTATTTATATTGATAATATTTCATACTATATTTTTGATATACCACAagtaaatgaaaagaaacacGATCTGAAAAATAATCTACTAGTATGTAGTAGATCCAGAGGGATCCAAAGGTCTGACTGAACTagtaaaaatacttttattttgcaataaaaaaaatttataaacatttttttttttttttatttatttatttttttatta
The DNA window shown above is from Clarias gariepinus isolate MV-2021 ecotype Netherlands chromosome 5, CGAR_prim_01v2, whole genome shotgun sequence and carries:
- the ptprna gene encoding protein tyrosine phosphatase receptor type Na; translated protein: MRPRLWRALLGMTVLYQFVTAGKYGCLFEKRLCSREQFCSDDKLFGQCRRSRHEEIRYQVSVPVLQRLQEVLKQLMMQGFSWQDDITQHIIAKELSRIPHARAQTSQPAQSTQAASKKTYLSSKSEPSVAQNYLDYMILDPRQSSSLRMQALPLDPYTYLQDDMSHSLHPHAGAGYQRPPSRSGSQQHQRDRDRQLLEEAVSLYLSSAQPSFHHRGAAGLPAAPYYEDLDFPLDYGEDYTLPERPSSRQRTNKKVLQDYSSLPGLDDETVVQLSSMLERSGVDPRELSPQQLTKLDQLFKLLQIEDPENTDKHPGTVAVKETIVEGSDRVSQKSARPVSPVVTQPTTPGLQLPSTPSPSAPAIITVAQGPGVATHGPEKDAELEKEKNQLSPKPGTKDGLSVREEYGYIVTNQSPLSLYDGVKLLETLAERIHLTTSSFINISVVGPALTFRIRQNSLNLSAEDVANKAVAEKNFLEGETGLKIIQTGVGERSEGRGLPQATRINDGSRGVVLTVVAMACVCVVVLVALAIACLRHHARQLESGKLGLGPEAGTETHFDYQELCRQHMAAKSSFSRPEPGGRRGTDTSRVSSVSSQFSDGPQHSPSSHSSTPSWSEEPAQSNMDISTGHMILAYMEDHLKNKDRLLKEWEDLCSYQAEPSSVSIAQNESNLEKNRYPDFVPYDHSRVKLKPETNPAREDYINASIIIDHDPRMPAYIATQGPLPHTIADFWQMVWENGCTVIVMMTALVEDGEQQCERYWPDEGSSLYNIYEVNLVSEHIWCKDFLVRSFYLKNVQTQETRTLTQFHLLSWPANGIPSSTRPLLDFRRKVNKCYRGRSCPIIVHCSDGTGRTGTYILIDMVLNRMAKGVKEIDIAATLEHIRDQRPSMVRTKDQFEFALTAVAEEVNAILKALPQ